The genomic segment TTTTACCTAAAAATTGCAAGccacttaaaatataaataagaatggATCAGcatgtagtaagatattttatcttaaatattatatttattacataaaatatttaagatatttataaagccactaaccacatttttaggtaaggtggttatttcttattttgcttataaatacaataacaGGGCCAAGggccaggtacgttctctttatgccTAGAGACtccaaataatatttcagagcagtatcataatcactctcttgagagctgaagctccataactcatatctgacttgagcgtcggagtatctttgcaggtacctccccttcctttggcgagtatgaacaacaacaattggagagtatgaacaacaacaattggaaaagagcaagcatcccagacagccaggagcaacaaagacacaccggacaaagtttacaccgaaacattttggcgcccaccgtggggcgccaaaatgtttcagtagGGATGTGGAGACCAAGATTCGAACCAAACAACTCGGGACCACTTCTCTTTGTACTGCTCTCACTGTGCTATTTCTCTATGTCTTCTCTGCTTCTCTGAGTAAAGATGGGCTGGGTACCtacaaaggcactccgacgcttaAGTCAGAAGGGGAGGTGATTAATTAGATCAAGAGCAAAATATTTCTTCTTAggggaaaaacgtaccttttctCTGATGTGTTtcgtatatttaaaacagtaaaataaactgttacctgaaaatccgggCAGTTATCGAGTTGGACTATGTATAAGTTGTAACGGCTAGGTTGTGTATTGACACTGAGTCAATTACTCCCGTGATTCACGGCGCTGGTTAGCTAATATGCGTAACCGCTTATCTGTAACTGTTAAACCGTATGCTACGATATCGCGCGTTGTATGTCGATCGTCCTGTGTGTCGACACGGATAGGCGACTTGTCGTATGAACGTCACATGTCGCGACATTACTGTTTGGTTGTCGAGCACCAAGTGGTCGACGACAATGTGCGGTCATACGATATTATGACGTCTGTCGTCAGGTCGCCCGGGTTACCGGTCGACTGTTGGAGGATCAGGTATATTAGGAGATGATTTGGTCAAGTTTACTGGCCCGTTTAGAAACTTgtataaaaagtattaataaaatattaataaattgtatatttataataaaattttaaaacataaaaattaaaaaaggtatatttataatatacttCTACATATTGTTTCTTAtagtttagtaaaaaaaattcattaactaTTTAGGAATATGTTTTACAAAAGTTAGccagaaaattaaaaccaacTTGAATTGAAAGTTGATAAGCAGCAGATTACAAATATGTCGTAAAATTATGCTACAACAACGAATAAGAAATAGACATTTAACATGatcttttatataaactttaatttattttattggaaaagtatatttttcagtattttataattttccagTATACAAGTATGGACGTTATGTTTACTCCTAGCATTTAGTTTCTTGTTGAATTTGTCATGGTATCTCAATGCAATGAAATTTCATTTCTGCACTCTGAcattctattaaattttttacaccGTGTTCACTTGGAGCGAAAATACTGTTTACGGTGGTTGGAGAGCgatgatttgaaatttttatgcATTCAGTTGAAGAAAAATGCGCAGACGAATTTGAAGAGAAACATAGGATTCTCGTACTGTTCGCTCACTAATGTGGTGAGATTTGGAGAGATAGAATGCAATTTGTCTGAAGTGCCCCTGAAGCTTGCGGAGGAGGAAGGCGTCTGCGGAAAAGGGAGGAGAAGAGAGAGTGAACGCTGTGAGTGATTAACCAATCATTGTTGTTGCTGTTATTCCTGTTAGGGTTTCTGAGTGAGGTTGGGGGGCGATCGTACGGCGAGAGGCGTTTGCGAAACTTGTCTCCAGGTCCCGCTCCCCCTTCATAtcccttctctttctcttcggTCACCATGGCAGTGATGGGGCAATGGAGAGCAAAGGATTATTTGTGaataatccaataaaaaaaatcatcacaaatttttaacattgaaacCACTATAGATGTGCctgtttgtgtttttattcatgttagaaagaagaaaaaaaaacatactagctttatgtaattttatttaaggatgttaattactattaaaatatttttattcatataaagaTCCAAATCCCACTTCCATACGTATGCATTGTTTTTTCTATCAACAAATTAagactgaaataaaaaaaaatgcatatattaaatcttttactaaattataacttttttacattttaaaatttaatttggtgACTTATTTTCATGGTAAGATTTGGtgacatttaaaaataaattaattttactaaattatatttttttttacattttaaaaattaattttattaattatttttcatttttcatttttacaattaaatataacattaataattatcattttatattactttaataactgaAGGtgttttggtaatctttaatttataccaattaaacaatttctttttatctatcacatcaatacaatcatacactaattctcataaactttatttccaaatctactctcatttacctccaagtccactcaaacaaacaacaaaaaatttaacttcaaatcctctcaaatccattcaatcgctcttccccaaatcatctcctGCGAATACCCTCAGGTGAACAAAGCATTAATGATGAAGCCAGATGCTTCAATTTagtagattttttttgttactaTAGGAGTGACACACTCAACTGTTCTActtagattaagaaaaaaaaatagtggtgTCAAATAGGTTGTAATCCGCGAGTCAATCTGGTTCACTAGGAATTTGAGTCGGgttgagtttaaaaaaaatgtaatatttttatgctAATTAGTTTTTAACCCGATGACTATCTTAGAACCCTGCTCACCCAGGTTGAATCCGTGGTGAGCCGGGATCACTAACCCAtctaatttagtttaattatttattattttgttttcaatattattagttagcatttttttattatattgtagatggggataaaaaaaaaagatgtttcaagagagaaaaatattacatatttatttatttaactccAATATTAtgaatggacaagtgatacaaaaattatcaaaattaaaaacttatttcttTGCATTTTGTACTTGTGtttggattacgcttggattgtatgattttttttttattttgaattgtctttggagtttaacatcattttagaatgaaatttacttagatttgaattaaaaataattatattttttttaattttaaaaaatttataattgagtGAGCTattgagccaacccgtttaacctcGGACcagattcaaattttttcaactcgCTAACAAGTGAGTAGGGTTGGATTGGATCACTAAGTGATTAACTCGTGGTGAATAGAGCCGGGTCGAGTCGGATTACCCTTTTTGACAGCTCTAGAAAAAATGATACCAGAAAACCCTTCTAtatttttactctttaaatacctaaaatagtaatatttttaagtgattcattcgaaaatattttttattttaaagtaaaagttTTACATATactattattacaaaaaaaccGTAAAACGTCGGTATTTTTCGGCCTTTCTCGTCGAATTCGATGTCGACTTCATATTggaagacgttaaattgacgtcgaacatAGAACAGACGTTCATAGTAAAGCAAATTAACGTTGGATTTtatcaatattcgacgttaatcattttttttgttttttgttttaattaaatgtgatcattttttataactataCGAGAcctaaaaaacagaaaaacaacaaatttcagtttttggtattttataaagcatgaactatgaaagtgtagtatagtatcaacaacaataacaaacaacaataacaaataataaagatgttcaatcaaacaacaacaataaacaggttcaatcaaacaacaacaacaaacaagttcaacaaataagtttttcaaaacgaaaacgaacaCTAATTTTCAAAAGGTGAGTTCAtcgaaataaagtgttgccaccgGTGAGAGAGAAGGTAGAATGCGTCTATGAAGGAtgagaacacgaaaataatccgtcaaaacaaacgaaaatcatacttaaaatagttaattaacatgcatttgtgaTATAAGTAATTGATGCATGTTTAATAGAAAATGAGGTCGCAGGTTGCAATTCATCaccaaatttaaaacaaatcaatatATCGAACTGGgttataattatatacttttaaagCAACTCAAATTTCATGTTTAGAAATTTCaaagaaattgataaatttGACAAGAATAAAAGGGCATGATCGTGGAAATGATAGATTGAAATTTTGATTCTAAAGTGACATAAAGAATCTTTTGGCCAATGGTGATACCTTTGGCTACAATCTTTTGCATGCTTGCTTTGCTTCTCTCTTGTCTAATATCTGGAACCAGCGCGCAGAATAACATCCAGTACTGTGATAACAGCAAAGGGAACTATACAATCAATAGCACCTATCACAACAATCTCAACACCCTTCTATTCACGCTGTATTCCCACACAGAAATTAACTATGGTTTCTACAACTTCTCATATGGTCAAAACAGTGACAAAGTAAACGCCATTGGGCTGTGCAGAGGAGAAGTTAAGCCAAACGAGTGCCGCGGGTGCCTCAAGGATTCTGCAGTCACAATCACACAGCTTTGTCCAAACCAGAAAGAGGCCCTTCTGTGGTTGAACACTGGGAAATGCCTATTGCGTTATTCTAATCGCCCAATATTCGGTGTCATGGAATATTCTCCTGGCTTCTACTTGAAGAACAGAAACAAGGTAACGGAACCGGATAACTTTATCCAAGCAGTCTCCAACTTAATGGGGAATCTCACAGTTGTGGCTGCATCAGGTGACTCTCGTCGTAAGTATGCTACGGGTAGGGCTAttgcatcaaattttaaaaccgTTTACGTATATGGTCTTGTGCAGTGCACCCCTGATTTGTCTGAGCTAGACTGCAGTTCATGCTTGGAATGGGCTATCTCAGAAATCCCATCGTGTTGTGTGAAAGCGATAGGAAGTATAATTGTTAGACCAAGTTGTAATATTAGATTCAAAACCGATATGTTCTACGATCAAACCCCTAAATTAGACCCTGATGTAACAGCACCATCTCCATCACCTCTTTCCTCCCTGAGTTACACTTCCCCCGAAGGTActtgtttttgatattttatcatCCTTAATGCTTGAAACCTCACTCAGCATaaaattcttgtttttttgCAGGAAGCAACAACACGGTAATAATTTTCATTGCCGTTGTTGTTTCtactgttgttgttgctgtcGTTTCCCTCCTTTGTCTCTGCAGTTATTTAAGGAGGAGGAAGGCAAGAAAAACTCTAGCAGGCAAGTTCCAAGTATCTAATGCATATATGATCTGTCATAATTTAGAGTATTTTTTCCTATAAATGATAATTGC from the Vigna angularis cultivar LongXiaoDou No.4 chromosome 3, ASM1680809v1, whole genome shotgun sequence genome contains:
- the LOC108324778 gene encoding LOW QUALITY PROTEIN: cysteine-rich repeat secretory protein 38 (The sequence of the model RefSeq protein was modified relative to this genomic sequence to represent the inferred CDS: substituted 1 base at 1 genomic stop codon) codes for the protein MVIPLATIFCMLALLLSCLISGTSAQNNIQYCDNSKGNYTINSTYHNNLNTLLFTLYSHTEINYGFYNFSYGQNSDKVNAIGLCRGEVKPNECRGCLKDSAVTITQLCPNQKEALLWLNTGKCLLRYSNRPIFGVMEYSPGFYLKNRNKVTEPDNFIQAVSNLMGNLTVVAASGDSRRKYATGRAIASNFKTVYVYGLVQCTPDLSELDCSSCLEWAISEIPSCCVKAIGSIIVRPSCNIRFKTDMFYDQTPKLDPDVTAPSPSPLSSLSYTSIAVVVSTVVVAVVSLLCLCSYLRRRKARKTLAVNQDDDDVEIAQSLQFDFDTTRVATEDFSDSNKLGXGGFGAVYKTNHGTVMLMLSSYSLSLPIPSEPAFYAHSTTRSLPATYSWGHSSRATTNKSAQESENENSITELYPR